Proteins from a single region of Gasterosteus aculeatus chromosome 20, fGasAcu3.hap1.1, whole genome shotgun sequence:
- the tnfb gene encoding tumor necrosis factor b (TNF superfamily, member 2) isoform X1, whose product MVSHTTAPGDVERGLDERMVVLVEKKPSAGRLCKMSVAILVVALCLGGILLLAWFWPGLKKQSGQTESGQTEAMLQTKSAEKTDHHSTLRQISSKAKAAIHLEGNYEEDDDGSQGRLEWKSGQGQAFAQGGFRLEGNKIVIPHTGLYFVYSQSSFRVSCGDGDEEGAGQSHVPLSHRVWRYTNSLGKEASLMNAVRSACQNAPQEDGFRDGQGWYNAIYLGAVFKLNKGDRLRTETNQLSELETDDGKTFFGVFAL is encoded by the exons ATGGTGTCCCACACGACAGCACCAGGGGACGTGGAGAGGGGTCTCGACGAGAGGATGGTGGTTTTGGTGGAAAAGAAGCCCTCCGCCGGGCGGCTATGCAAGATGTCCGTGGCCATCCTGGTCGTGGCCCTTTGCCTGGGGGGCATCCTGCTGCTTGCTTGGTTCTGGCCAGGTTTAAAG aAGCAATCAGGACAAACAGAATCAGGACAAACAGAAGCGATGCTCCAGACTAAGAGTGCTGAGAAAACAG ATCATCACTCTACGTTGAGGCAAATCAGCAGCAAAGCCAAGGCAGCCATCCATTTAGAAG GCAACTACGAAGAAGACGACGATGGCTCCCAGGGGAGGCTGGAGTGGAAAAGCGGTCAAGGCCAGGCGTTCGCTCAGGGCGGCTTCCGGCTGGAGGGCAACAAGATCGTTATCCCGCACACCGGCCTCTACTTCGTCTACAGCCAGTCGTCCTTCAGGGTGTCCTGCGGCGACGGCGACgaggagggggcgggacaaAGCCACGTGCCTCTCAGCCACCGGGTCTGGCGCTACACGAACTCCCTGGGCAAGGAGGCCTCCCTGATGAACGCCGTGAGGTCGGCGTGTCAGAACGCGCCGCAGGAGGACGGCTTCAGGGACGGACAGGGCTGGTACAACGCCATTTATCTGGGCGCTGTGTTTAAGCTGAACAAGGGCGACCGACTGCGGACGGAGACCAACCAGCTGTCGGAGCTGGAGACCGATGACGGGAAGACTTTCTTCGGCGTGTTCGCCCTTTGA
- the tnfb gene encoding tumor necrosis factor b (TNF superfamily, member 2) isoform X2 — MVSHTTAPGDVERGLDERMVVLVEKKPSAGRLCKMSVAILVVALCLGGILLLAWFWPGLKQSGQTESGQTEAMLQTKSAEKTDHHSTLRQISSKAKAAIHLEGNYEEDDDGSQGRLEWKSGQGQAFAQGGFRLEGNKIVIPHTGLYFVYSQSSFRVSCGDGDEEGAGQSHVPLSHRVWRYTNSLGKEASLMNAVRSACQNAPQEDGFRDGQGWYNAIYLGAVFKLNKGDRLRTETNQLSELETDDGKTFFGVFAL, encoded by the exons ATGGTGTCCCACACGACAGCACCAGGGGACGTGGAGAGGGGTCTCGACGAGAGGATGGTGGTTTTGGTGGAAAAGAAGCCCTCCGCCGGGCGGCTATGCAAGATGTCCGTGGCCATCCTGGTCGTGGCCCTTTGCCTGGGGGGCATCCTGCTGCTTGCTTGGTTCTGGCCAGGTTTAAAG CAATCAGGACAAACAGAATCAGGACAAACAGAAGCGATGCTCCAGACTAAGAGTGCTGAGAAAACAG ATCATCACTCTACGTTGAGGCAAATCAGCAGCAAAGCCAAGGCAGCCATCCATTTAGAAG GCAACTACGAAGAAGACGACGATGGCTCCCAGGGGAGGCTGGAGTGGAAAAGCGGTCAAGGCCAGGCGTTCGCTCAGGGCGGCTTCCGGCTGGAGGGCAACAAGATCGTTATCCCGCACACCGGCCTCTACTTCGTCTACAGCCAGTCGTCCTTCAGGGTGTCCTGCGGCGACGGCGACgaggagggggcgggacaaAGCCACGTGCCTCTCAGCCACCGGGTCTGGCGCTACACGAACTCCCTGGGCAAGGAGGCCTCCCTGATGAACGCCGTGAGGTCGGCGTGTCAGAACGCGCCGCAGGAGGACGGCTTCAGGGACGGACAGGGCTGGTACAACGCCATTTATCTGGGCGCTGTGTTTAAGCTGAACAAGGGCGACCGACTGCGGACGGAGACCAACCAGCTGTCGGAGCTGGAGACCGATGACGGGAAGACTTTCTTCGGCGTGTTCGCCCTTTGA